acagaaatttccaatttactcgatcaaaagctttttcagcatctaaagagataattatggattctagattatgtattgtagagtaatctattatattaattaatctgcgcatgttagtggatgaatgtctacctttaatgaaccctgtttggtcaggatgtattatgagcggggttatcttttctattcttctggatagggctttgctgattattttgagatctacatttattaatgaaataggacgataactggacggaagtgtggggtctttccctggtttaaatattaaagttattttggctaagttcatatttgagggtactgttcgtttattttttatttccattaccattttatgaaaagtgggagccaacatggtccagaattctttatagaattctgctggatagccatcaagacctggagctttattgttgggcatgtcctgcagagatttatggagttcatccactgaaagaggagaatccaacactattctattttcatctttcaattttggaaggttaatatcattaaaaaaagtattaatttcctcatctgttgtgtctatttgtgatcggtataatccttgacagaaatctctaaagatattattgatcttgtctgggtcatggctgatgtttccttctgagtctttaacagctgaaatcgtgtttttctccttgtttgtttttaactgatttgccaggaatcttccagatttattactatgctcaaagttctctaaacggagtcgttggatcaggaattgagtttttttatctagaatttcattcagttcaagtttagctttccttatatccttcagtatgttctcttgtggggagacatgataagcctcctccagtgatttaattcttaattccaattctaaagttcttgaagcttctttctttttcttgtgtgaggagaaggaaattatttttcccctcatcaccgctttccctgcctcccaaagaacacatgctgaagtatctggcaagtcattattttctaaatatatagaccattctcttgttagatagctaataaactctggatctttaagtaatgatgtattaaatctccagtttctagttggtgatttattcgtcttatttctgagagtaaatgaaactggtgcatgatcacttatgacgatgggatgaattttgatttctgagatgtcattcatcagtgtgctgctagttaagaaataatctaatctagagtaggaatggtgaactgaagagaagaatgtgtattctcttgcagtggggtggtgagagcgccaggcatcgcaaagaccaaaatccttcatgtactgtttcacagtttctgaggattgccagagtcgttgacttcctgtggtactcagtctgtccaattgtcggtcagaaaccatgttgaaatcccctcctataatcaatgtgtgacctgagtgatcatccagtgaggagaagagggagtgaaagaaggaggggtcgtcaacattaggtccatacacgttagcaatgcagaatttaacattctggatagataatatgataataacaaatctgccttctggatctatgattgaactgtcagtagagaagtttaaccttctactgataagagttgctactcctctttgcctagaattgtaacaggctgagtacaagtgtggaaactgtgttgatcggagaagatctactgatgagtttgttagatgagtttcctgtaataagacaatgtctgcctgcaactcctgaagccgatgggtaatttttaatctcttttcccttgtaccagccccacggatattccaggaaacgaaattgagagtgttcatgactagacagctatgagtgttacatgcatttcactaaacctggtgtctgaatggagcccgttgtttactggtgtgcacgcctgcatgtcagctgagtgtgcgttctgaatctgtctatcaacatgcttagagtgcgcgtgaacctgtacagtcatgtgtgtcaataagccgatgtcccggtgcgccccgcgtgtcgggttactatggtaacgggtgcagctacagtgaagcgtgagagggtgagagtgaaaaagggtgaagagagaaaaaagtgagagtgaaaaaagaaacaaatgcttaaaaaaacacatccacggtgagcagtgcagtggagacgggcagtgacttactattaattaatttatggctgttttatgtatcaatatttacggagtgattatgggatagtgagaatgcagcacctgagatcagtagagccacggagtgatgtttgggtcacggaacagctggccgttgatgaataatttatccacggcgatgacggcgcgggagccctccgagatggattttttcctgatcgggaacagaactctgcgccgatccaggatctccttcgggaattgatcattcacgccgtagtgggttcccttcagctgccggccctggctcttcacctgctccttctgtttgaagttgacgaacttggccacgatgggtctgggtctggactcgccgggtcttctccctcccaggcggtggatcctgtggaaggagatgtttttcaccgcttcctccgggagcttcagctgcgttctgatgaaacttttcaccgtcgcctcggggtcctcctccgtctgctccgggattccagagaacacaaggtgggtgaagtgtcttgcccaaggacacaataaCAGTTctacgcctgcgggagcagggatcgaattgacaaccttccagttataagacaacccgctctaccaactgagctacggTCGCCCAACATGATGCAAATTATTTTAAAGATTGTATTAAACAGCTCAGACAGTAAAAGTGTAGACACATTCTACATCTGTCTTGTTTGTGCTTCTACTTTTTAAGACTTTTTGACATTGTCGAGAAGTTATATGGTAAGAACAACAGCTGCACAACTTCCACTGGAGTGTGTCCAGCCACCATGTGTCTTACAAACACCACTGTCTGTCTCCAACTATCAAGTCTTTCTCAGTGTGTCTACTGTTACTGAAGATAATTAAGTTTGTTTGACCGGGACATTTCTGCAGAATAAAGCTGTGAATTAATAGAATAAAGCATTCAAACTTTCAGTATTTTTGTGACAATATCTGTAATCACTCTGCCCGTTTTATAAATTTTGCGATTAATTTCAGTTATAATACTATTAATAAACATCCCATGAGCAGTAGAAGCACTCAGtaacatgttttattattcaaacaacagcaaaaggtATTTATTTACCAACACAATAGATCAGTTATTCATTTTTAAGTTTAAACACATTTACCTTGGAAAAAAGATCAtcaacaccaaaaacacaagaataaGAGAATGATTAGTTTGATAGCAATATTAGATCAGAATCCACACAAGTTATTGAGGTAATTTATCTTGAATCAACTTAGTGTGacagtaaaaatgaaaattataaCGAACAAGTCGACACTCATATATTCTCGATTCACTAAACCTTTTCAGTGTTGTAATGAcattttgttgttaaaatgaaGCCACACATTTTGAACTTGTTCTCCAGAATCTCTCAGCTGCAGAGAAAATTTCACCAAAACGTAGAATCACTGAGATACAAATATTCAGCATCAAATCAGAGACagaacctcctccagcatcatagcagaaattaaaaatgacagTTCACATGCATTCTTCGCAATTCATTTAGTACTATATTTTCTATTCACTAAACCTTTTAAGTTTTGTAACAACATTGTTAAAATGAAGCCATACATTTTGAACCTGTTTTCCTGAATGTCTCATCTGCAGAGAAAGTAACGCTTCTCCTCACAGTTATAGTTTCCCCACAGTCCCTCCACTGTTAGAGCTCCACAGCGTCTCCACTTTGGACACTGGTggtcctcgtctcctccttcGGGCCAGGCTTTGAACACCATTGTCTTTCCGTCCACCCACAGCCACTGGTCAGTGAGGAAACGCAGGCCGATCCACACAGGTTCAGTCAAGTCGTTGCGCTGCATCTCAGTTTGTGCAAGAAGACGGTCAGTTTCAGAGGCGATGCTGATCAGATCactgtgctcctctctgcagtgctccagagcctcctcccaAGTCTTCTTCTCATGCTTCAGCTCAGAAAtcttgatgcagaaaaaaggaaagaacaaGAATTCAACGAAATCATTCCATTGTCCGGTAGAAAAAATCATTCCTCTGCGCTCTCGATTTAAAGTGTTATCTGGTTGACCCTTGGCCCAGTTTGTGTATGTAACGTATCCTCCTCCTGACCATTTCCAGCGAGTGGGATTTGTAGGATCTCGATAAAGGCCGATCCATGCTGTGTTCCATTTCGGgcttgtttgtctctctgcagctttcagGATCTTCTCCGTGTCTTTCTGGTCGTTGATAGGAGAAAGATCAGTGTAATATTTTCTACAGTGAGTCTGAGCATCTTTCCAGCTCATTGCTTCAGAGATATAATAGTGTGTTCCTACTTCTCCCTCAACTTCCGCACAAAAAATCGAAGCAAAAAATAAGAGGAGTGTCTGTATTTCCATGGTTATTCCTCTGAAAGTCAAGCTGAaactgtcctctgctgttgcTTCATgatgtcagagtgtcagagctCTTAAAGGTTTaattttgcatgtgttttgaaTGGTTCACAAAAACCAACCATGTttggcaaacaaacacaacagagaacaTCATTTCAACATAGGAAACACAGACATGGCTCTGAATCCTGAAGAATCATTCAAGTTGCTGAAAATGAATAGATTTCAGTTGCTAGTTATTTCTTTATATAGGTGTAAAGTTACTCTTCATCAGGTCTGCCAATCTGAAATACATCACTTTGCTAATGTAACACAATAACGGAACATATTTGTTTCTTTACATATATGAGACAAAGTGCAAACAAAAAAGTCATAAGAGAATACTTTTTTGATTAGGGATGCTGATCCACCACAATCCCGAATGTGTCATCTCAATGTCatttaattcagttcagttcaattcagctttatttataaagtgccaattgcAACATAGTCATCtccagacacttttacagagaaaacccaacagatccacatgagcaagcataaagGACCGTGGAAAGAAagaactcccttttaacaggaagaaacctttgcagagccaggctcagaggtgacggctttctgctgttctggttgggatgaggggacagaaagaggagataggacagacaatTTCTTGTATCTAGATtcatttcatgtataaacagagagtacataggctacaagagaaACAATCGTGAATGACACATTATGAAACATTACACTGAaacgagagaaaggagcagaactgggagccagttccacatggtaggagcccgagGTTAAGTAAACTGTGTAACGTCTTCTCATTTCTGTCAGGATTGGTTCAGGATTAATTTGCTTCATGAAATCATAAATGTTCTACAGACAGTACATATGGCTAACTGTATTGCCActctaacaaacaaacaaacaaacaaacaaacaaacaagcaacagATCTTCCATGCGTGGCTCATGTGTTCTGCTCCATCGCTGCCTCTCTCAGCTTCAGTGTCACTGCCGTCTAATGTCTGCTACTCTACTAAACATTGTGATCCCTGTTGAATAAATTAGTAAAAGCACTTCTCTGTCTTTGTACTTTTGTCGCCATGCAAAGTCACCCTGCAGCCCCGATGTCTGAGACTCCTGGCACTGAGCATTAGCTGTGAGGCGGAGGGTGCTGAACATACGGCAAGAAACTGGTTATATGACCATTACCACTCCCGGATTGGCATTTGACATTTTGAACATGAGCGTAACGTACCATCAAATCCCATGACAGGTCTGAAATCGTGTACGCGAGTTTGATccagtgtggatgtgtgttgCAGCACAGCAAAATCTGGCTGAGTCTGAAAATATTTATTATGCAAACCTCAATCATGTCATAAAGCAGAATCAGCCACATGTTTGTcttgtcttttctgtctttatttcgaTTCATACAAATTAATACATTTgtcataaaaggaaaaaaagaaagaaaatgttcgAAAAGGAGTGGGGGGAAGACAAATTTATTCATCCCCACCCCGACTTTCTCAGGGGAAACGTCAAACAAAAACTGCTTCTATGAATCCTCTTAACCCAACAGATATCTATCAATAAACCTAAAAATTTTTATTTCTGAGACACTTTCAATTTGTACACCATCTAACTCAACTTGATTTAATGATTTCAACTTGTAATTTCCAAACAtaattgcttttgttttatttaaatttaaggACAAGTTATTACTATCCatctatttctttatttttctcagttCATTATTCACATTGTTGATAAGTTCATCTAAACTGTCACTGCTATAAAATATGTTTGTGTCGTTAGCAAACACAGAGATTTTTTCCTGTCGGAGCCTCACGGGAGGCGTcagaaggggagatcgtagataatgaacatgtttaatatttcctatcgcaaatcctgtggtgtgcggtgtgcgctgagaggcgccgatcagctgagagccgacctgtccacaccctcaaAATAAAGCTCCTTGATTGGCTGatcagctccgtctcaccaaggcgttgctgcttaaaaaaaaatcccctcccagctgtcagagatgaagacatatgtttgtgaaatatattcactatatgacagtgaaagagaaaagtcagaactcctaagcagtacagaaagtgagaggttaatcctcaatcgctcctggatgaactgtaatGTCCTaaattcagacccaaactccgatctgattCATTCCTCTGCATCTCTGCCAGTCCTGCAATTATCCCAATGTTTGAATtaatctccattattaaccatcactgaagaatgagaaaaaaaaacaaaacaactttccctgccttcagagagacagagcgacGTATCATTAAACTGACCTAATCAAAACTCAacgagtttttattctggtgtaaactatcgaatctggggacaaaaacaatgatttaaggtatttgttgattttaaaaaagtagctttcatttgtcagagtctgctactaataactttattctactgctccactcgggagtgaaaatcaaaaaaacacacactttaataagctgaattattatcaaatgtggagtgtaaaatgatgtcaaactatgtttccctattctgggctgggggtggggggggggtgtctgcgctgaaggagcgatgccgatgtgaatgaatgaacagatGGAATTGTGGCAGAATGAGTGGTGaggtgaacagaaaaaaaaacccaaatcaaagacaacgccacctggggacttgcaccccaggatctcaaatgctaaacaaaattcaaaaaaacCAAGGGCCCGCAGGTTCGAATGACTCACCGGATCGGAGAcgtgatttcaaattaaaacaaactttattaaattcccAACGTTAAAATCAGCAGACTAAGTCAAAATAAATGGAGTTTGAGGCctgccaaacaaaaccaaactggacaGGGCTGGAGCTTACCACGACAGCGGTAACAGAAAGGGGGAAGGatccaaaaaaaacacagcacccgtgacacagcaaacaaaaagtgaaaaagggaccaccaccagggaaccACTGCCGCTCCGGAGCCCCCAgcacctgtcaaaagaaaagaaaaaaacaattagcCTCACGCAACAATGGCAGCCCTCATACCCCAAAATAAAGTCCAATACCTAAACAAtattctaaagaaaaaaaaaaagaacaaagcaatttatgcaaaatgacagaaataaatatgaaatactTAACAAAATAAAGGAAAGGAATCAAAAGAAACGAGACCAAAGTAATCGCTAATCAATcaattttcaatcaatcaatttatttttgtaaagcccattatcacaacaacagttgcctcagagggcttcaagatgttacattgattggtaaaaataaaaacagtgaataagcataattcACAGTAGCGAGAAAAAGCGAagcaaaacgaagcaaccaccgccttagaccctcacatccggcaagaaaaaaactccaaaaacccaggggaaaagaagaaatcttggggagaaccacagtatggagggatcccactcccagggacggacagctttggcaacagctagcatgagacaataaaaagtaaagccAAAAAAGTGAATAAGGTGGGTTGTGCATTgtatattatttttatgtgtTAAGTTTATTTAGAATACATGTCTTTGTTtggttgaaatatttttttctaatgaagtCCATGgaattttgtctttcattatgTGTACAAAATAATTATGTGTTGGTTGAACACAAACCATTTGGTTTGAGTAAATTATGATTGAAATACTGATTACACCCAGAAGGGGGCAGTATAAAGAAGATTGAAATGCTTCAAAGTCCGCGCAAACTGACAGTCTGCCCTCCTCGGTTTTGGCGGTGAAGTTGGACGCGGCTGGTCTTGTCTGCTGACCTGACAGGTAGGAAGATGCGTTTTAATCCATACTTATTGtagtattttcattttaagcatgactttattttatatttttgattACCCTTTATATACATTTCTGAAgtatttgtgtttcagagagcAGTAATTTGTCGGTCAAGGACGTTGGGGGGTTGggctctgattgactgactgactgattcagaaataaattcaaatgacACATAAGACTATACAAACCTCCAACCTAAGTGGACATTTTCTGGAAATATTCTGGTTTGTGATGTTGAAggttcacagactttttttagcatgggggggggggggggggggggaactaaCATAAAGCACCAGTGGCACTAGTTGAATTGGGAGCGCGCATTTGAGGCGGATGCTAACCGCTACCGCTAGCCGAAGTTAGCATCGAGCTAGCTCGTGACAGCGGCTCTCCAACATGTTGGGGCCTGTTCACATTCTCCGCATTGCGCGGCAGCAGAACGCTTTGGACCTACGCGGACGCGCACGCGGTTCCATCCATGCAACATTGTGGCTTCTCAGAGACGCGTTCCACACATGCGCGTTGAGGAAACGGTGTGCGCTAGCACCAGACAGCTACAGGAGCTGGTAGCCCACCTACTTTGCTGCAAGTCTCGCATTTATTTTGGGGCAAAAACACCCCCAGACTCTTACTGTTTAAAGTTTAGCGTTATAAATTGCTAAATTGAgtgcttctttttccttcacTGAAGAGTTAATACTAATCTCACCCTCTCACATTTGCAGGTGAATGATGCAACTTAAGGCTGCTCTTCATATTTTTGAAGACGTAACTGGTTATATGTAAGTATAATTGCCTTAAGTGTTAACTCACCTTACTAtggtttgctttatttttacaGTGATTTGATAAGTAGTTTTAGActtattttcaaagtgtgacACCTGAAGTATTGTCCAGAAATGTTGAGCTGTACATGAAGATTAGAAGTGGCTTTTACCACAGTAAACCATTGGTgtgatttttaattttgaggtggagctgcagaaatcGGATACCAACTAAAGTGAACATAACAGCAAAAAGCAATATACCTCCTTGACAGTTCATTTACTGAGTAAGTGGGGTTTCCCAGATCAGAGTTGCATTTGCTGTGAATTTGTGATTTAGAACCCAGCTATGAAGTGATCACACTTTCTGTTGTGTCACTATGCTTTCTATAGAAGGTCAGTGGATCTTTTGCCAAAAGACCTTTGTTCATATTCTttcaaagaataataataattgaaaGAAGAATAAATTATTGAAGCCATCTAGCTGCatttaacacagaaaaaaaaacatgggaaAGTTGTGGACTTGCGACATGGTTAGCTGTGAACTGCAAGACACTGATGAGTTTCAAAGCAGTATGGCAGGGCTGATCCACTTTGTGATGaatttgaaacttttttgtgtatttatgtataCTTTTGAATCAATGGGAGTATTTTTTAGATTTCCTATTCTCTTTGAAATTAATAATGAAGGGATGTTTTGTTggacatttcatttgtttatgtTGCATCAAGATGATTGAGAACTGTTAACCTGTTAATATATTTCAAGTATTCCTTCAACAATGTTAAAATGAAAGTTGCAGGAGCATGTGTTTTGTTATCATTAAACTGTTAcgctgttaaaaaagaaaagcgatCTTCAAGCTAGTTGCGTTGTTGGACCCCATGAAAACAGTTTACAACTGTTGGTGGTGAACCGTGCTGCATGGGGTTTTATTTTGGACCAAGTGGCaacaaaatgttaaatattggtgaataaaggaaataaatataTGTTGGGTGTACGAAATTCATTTGTGTGGAACCTGTTGACAAACTAGAATTAGGTCATACTAAATAGTATAAAATAAATGGGATGAAAATCTATTTTAATAAATTGAAATTAAATCTACTGTGTTacttctacaaaaaaaaacacatttaaaggacaaatgtaaaatatgtaGCCTGAACATATGTTATTTACGTCCATATAACATACCTATTTGATTGGATCAGCTTAAATAGCTCTTGTTGAACAGAAGTATTTTCATCTAGTTGGGTCAATTCATATTATGTTAAGTCAATACAAGTTTATGAGGTTAGATGAACTTAATATTTTTGCTTGTAACTAACATAATTCATTTTCGTGGAACCTGTTGACAAAATAAATTTAATTAAAgtcaatgtttcatttttttgagtgtaggactatgttgagtatagtccgttggacggtccagcacaggaactacggatcccagaggtagaactgaagccagtccgcgggcagcaccgacaggagtgtcctcccagTCCGGccagagcttgttcgtaggccctcgtgatagtggagtcagcaactgaaactggagaagactccccctcgaaagggggacagcaggtgaaaagcaatgaacggactaagggaataacattcagacattagaggatagggctcagtgcaccgcaTTTCCCACAGCATTcgagctcctagggcagctttgtgaatagtttagtatttaaactagtatttagttagtatagtttagatattttagttttgtttaatttagtttggtttagtttggtttagtttaatttaatttagtttagtttagtttagtttaatttagtttggtttagtttggtttagtttggtttagtttaatttaatttggtttagtttagtttagtttagtttagtttagtttagaatccctagctgacctgatcataggctgcatcgaagagaaacgtcttgagcctaaccttaaatgtggagactgtgtctgcctctttgacaccacttggaagctggttccataaaaatggtgcctgatagcgaaaggctcttccacctaatgtccatttagagactctaggagtcaccagtaactaggggtgtcctcagatagtcgacgattcgacgattcgttcgaaggggcctgattcgactgccaatcatgCAGTCGAAGCAtagaaaaaatgtgattattaaacgaggaccattccattacagctgtatgggggtgctgaatgactgattttacatagaattgcttggtttttttcccccaaataaacatgatataaagcctatttgatatacatgttagcctatcaaatatactgtggaaaaatttacttaacttgtagttttattcaatattctatctatttagtgtctgtgaatcaaccaccatggtgagtggcacaatcccattttgcgcagagctccaacacagagcagcatctcggtggtcatttggcttaactttaaaagtcttacaatgtcggaaaaaaaacagaacttcagaccaagtcaaagatgatccaaaaaaagtcaaatgcatattgtgtcctttcatatcacttcacaacaacatggctttccaccttaaacgggtaggtagccagataattgggctattaaaagacggttctgttacttatttctcatttttaatgctgacttttatttcgtttaattgtaatattttaggttattattatattattatttttatttatctaaaaggctaattctatttaatttagtgtttgtttttgcatggatgttgcgctgcgaaacggacctacacagtgcaattaagcctatttcatttaatttgagcagataatgtgagaaattgtttagccaaaaaatgtgagcttatctgcagatattttagatataaataaataacatgctttagcccgtttgttagaagagggtttggttctggtcatttgaactatacttcatttgtttgatgtttagagttaccgacactttgttccagtctgtgtttcagtgtgcaggaaaaaaataagtgttgttttacctgcctgcgctgtttttttttttttgttttttttaaatcatttgtattttttgttattgttagtgcaatcagggccggctgtgggtataggcgccccgacgctctgTGTGCTGtatgagcaccgctctgcaatGTGCTGTGCTGCTccgacgccccccccccccccccccccgctctgcCAAACAAGATGacagattcgactatcagtcgactattggcagaatcggacgaatcagattcgactatggaaattcttagtcggggacacctctaccagtaaccctgcattttgagagcggagtgccctgattggttgataaggcgttaaagcatcttggagataggccggagccatcccatttaggattttgtaagtgaggagaaggactttaaatctaactctaaactcgacaggaagccagtgaggagattttagaacgggagtaatgtatTCACGTCTTCAAATTctggttaataatctggcggccgcattttgaaccaactgaaagtttt
The nucleotide sequence above comes from Salarias fasciatus chromosome 6, fSalaFa1.1, whole genome shotgun sequence. Encoded proteins:
- the LOC115389531 gene encoding dromaiocalcin-1-like; translation: MEHSMDRPLSRSYKSHSLEMISELKHEKKTWEEALEHCREEHSDLISIASETDRLLAQTEMQRNDLTEPVWIGLRFLTDQWLWVDGKTMVFKAWPEGGDEDHQCPKWRRCGALTVEGLWGNYNCEEKRYFLCR